The Peromyscus maniculatus bairdii isolate BWxNUB_F1_BW_parent chromosome 6, HU_Pman_BW_mat_3.1, whole genome shotgun sequence genome has a segment encoding these proteins:
- the C6H1orf162 gene encoding transmembrane protein C1orf162 homolog produces MGSSSSAPKPKTSTVTTAAPVTSSAPASCFFDPTKEHLILAFFAGVLLTVLLVALIFIVVKSCRKSYSRAQAQDPLSEPPIKKLSSVSKESLTYASMTFKPSEENSNDLTGNHSAGLDPTVYAQIKVAGPHLPLQ; encoded by the exons ATGGGATCTTCTTCCTCTGCACCTAAACCCAAAACCA GCACGGTTACCACAGCAGCCCCAGTGACCAGCTCTGCACCTGCATCCTGTTTCTTCGACCCCAC AAAGGAGCATTTAATCTTGGCCTTTTTTGCCGGGGTTCTGCTGACAGTGCTTCTCGTGGCCCTTATCTTCATCGTCGTCAAGAGCTGCAGAAAAA GTTACTCCAGGGCCCAGGCCCAGGACCCCCTCTCAGAGCCTCCCATTAAG AAGCTTTCATCTGTATCAAAGGAGTCACTCACCTATGCCAGCATGACTTTCAAGCCCTCAGAAGAAAACAGCAATGACTTGACTGGAAACCACTCTGCAGGCTTGGACCCCACTGTCTATGCTCAGATTAAAGTGGCAGGCCCACACCTGCCTCTGCAATGA